A part of Cotesia glomerata isolate CgM1 linkage group LG4, MPM_Cglom_v2.3, whole genome shotgun sequence genomic DNA contains:
- the LOC123262422 gene encoding protein Skeletor, isoforms B/C isoform X2 — protein sequence MKTPYYLSSYKSFVFLFFLIAHCCDGEDYYGKLIGKLSELNHGLSGEVYAVDARTLFIKDFNYDGEGPAAYFYAGNSRAPIINGFRIRDEKGNTGPLKQYRKKKITLTLPEGKTLKDIKWFSVYCDAYSVNFGDVRIPRGFDFPKPQKLAGLNGVHGVRSDPVVVVDAQTLLVPSFSYDGEAPDAKFWVGSGAHPSSNGIRLPDENGRESPLRAFDRKTIVLTLPGDITIHQLGHFGIWCEAFTVDFGHIQIPSNLNVPPSLKMLGISPQNLEQVQGQIGPYNQPHELYLTQSSSSSSASSSASVSSDSDSTTSSHISDHQHHPTFDTASLLINEFQRPTTYRPPTSLLSNNRRAAFHPHVQIIHNQHYHQSIDRTPGKSSDLSTIQSALPSAEFQYPHNNNKNNNNNSQRGSYAHLRNFHGNQRLESYVSYSP from the exons aTTGTTGTGATGGTGAGGATTACTACGGCAAGTTAATTGGCAAATTATCGGAGTTAAATCATGGTCTAAGCGGTGAAGTTTATGCGGTCGATGCCAGGACATTGTTTATCAAGGATTTCAACTACGATGGTGAAGGTCCTG CCGCCTATTTTTATGCCGGAAATTCTCGAGCGCCGATAATAAATGGATTTAGAATCCGTGATGAAAAAGGTAATACCGGACCATTGAAACAATATCGAAAGAAGAAAATTACTCTGACATTACCGGAAGGAAAGACCTTGAAAGACATCAAATGGTTTTCCGTATATTGCGACGCCTACTCA GTTAACTTCGGTGATGTAAGAATACCTCGAGGTTTTGATTTTCCAAAACCCCAAAAATTGGCAGGATTGAACGGCGTTCATGGTGTTCGTTCCGATCCagttgttgttgttgatgCTCAAACATTATTGGTACCTTCTTTTTCATACGACGGAGAAGCTCCAG ATGCAAAATTTTGGGTTGGTTCCGGAGCCCATCCATCATCAAACGGGATTCGATTACCGGATGAAAATGGCAGAGAATCACCATTGCGTGCTTTTGATCGCAAAACAATAGTACTCACGCTACCCGGAGATATTACTATTCATCAATTGGGCCATTTTGGTATTTGGTGTGAGGCATTTACCGTAGACTTCGGTCATATACAAATTCCTTCCAACCTCAATGTACCACCGTCACTCAAGATGCTTGGCATTTCACCTCAG AATTTAGAACAGGTGCAGGGTCAGATTGGACCGTATAATCAACCTCACGAGCTGTATTTGACGcaatcttcttcttcttcttctgcCTCTTCTTCTGCTTCTGTTTCTTCTGACTCTGATTCTACTACTTCTTCCCACATATCCGACCACCAACACCACCCTACGTTTGACACTGCTTCTTTGCTGATAAATGAGTTTCAACGTCCAACGACCTATCGTCCTCCTACTAGTCTGCTATCGAATAATCGTCGAGCAGCTTTTCATCCTCACGTCCAAATAATTCACAACCAACACTACCACCAATCAATTGATCGCACCCCTGGGAAAAGTTCTGACTTATCAACTATTCAATCTGCTTTACCCTCCGCCGAATTTCAATACCCccataataacaacaaaaacaacaataataatagtcaaAGAGGTTCTTACGCAcatttgagaaattttcatgGTAACCAACGTCTTGAATCATATGTTTCTTATTctccttaa